In Streptomyces sp. NBC_01426, one genomic interval encodes:
- a CDS encoding endonuclease/exonuclease/phosphatase family protein, producing MDLPKSHTEPDGSAVIRVLSYNIRSLRDDEDALARVIRACEPDLVCVQEAPRFFRWRKHAARLASKCDLVVLGGGATAAGPLLLCSLRAHVEHTRDVLLPLRPGLHRRGFATAVVRFGPAPGTRVGVLSAHLPLDAGEREEHAGLLLERLAGLDAPYAIAAGDVNEGPEGRAFGRLAAELQDCRAVAPWGGEHTWLRSGAPRRIDAIFASKGVEVLGCGVPTGLPGVTDADLRTATDHLPVLAALRLGAGPASD from the coding sequence ATGGATCTGCCGAAGTCGCATACGGAGCCCGACGGTTCAGCCGTGATCCGGGTACTCAGCTACAACATCCGCTCGCTGCGCGACGACGAGGACGCGCTGGCCCGCGTGATCCGTGCGTGCGAGCCCGACCTGGTGTGCGTCCAGGAGGCGCCACGCTTCTTCCGGTGGCGCAAACACGCGGCGCGACTGGCGTCGAAGTGCGACCTGGTGGTGCTGGGCGGCGGCGCGACGGCCGCCGGCCCGCTGCTGCTGTGCTCGCTGCGCGCACACGTGGAGCACACGCGGGACGTCCTGCTGCCGCTGCGGCCCGGACTGCACCGGCGGGGCTTCGCGACGGCCGTCGTCCGCTTCGGGCCCGCACCCGGGACCAGGGTCGGCGTGCTCAGCGCGCACCTGCCGCTGGACGCGGGGGAGCGGGAGGAGCACGCGGGGCTGCTGCTGGAGCGGCTGGCGGGCCTGGACGCCCCGTACGCGATCGCCGCGGGCGACGTCAACGAGGGTCCCGAGGGCCGCGCCTTCGGCCGGCTGGCCGCGGAACTCCAGGACTGCCGGGCCGTGGCGCCGTGGGGCGGGGAACACACCTGGCTGCGGTCCGGGGCGCCGAGGAGGATCGACGCGATCTTCGCGTCCAAGGGGGTCGAGGTGCTGGGCTGCGGGGTCCCCACGGGCCTGCCCGGGGTCACCGACGCGGACCTGCGGACCGCCACCGACCACCTCCCGGTCCTGGCGGCGCTGCGCCTCGGCGCCGGCCCGGCGTCGGACTGA